From a single Endozoicomonas euniceicola genomic region:
- a CDS encoding ABC transporter permease, which yields MLLFLFRRLVQGLAVMFVISLISFSIQDNLGDPLREMVGQSVSEAERQALREEMGLNDPFLAQYGRFISKAVRGDLGTSYFFKEPALQVIMDKLPATLELVFGATLLIVFISVPSGVYCAIRPNSWLTRLILGVSILGISIPVFLTAIFCIYLFSIELGWLPSYGRGELVSVFGLWESGYFSKDGILHLVLPCFALASIMLPLFIRLIRSEMVEALHTEYVKFAKAKGLRKVRVYFVHALKNTMLPVLTVGGVQIGTMVAYTILTESVFQWPGMGFLFLEAVHRVDTPLIVAYLIVVGGIFVIVNTLVDILYGLINPTVNLARTAQ from the coding sequence ATGTTGCTGTTTTTATTTCGAAGGCTGGTTCAGGGACTGGCGGTGATGTTTGTCATCAGTCTGATCAGCTTTTCTATTCAGGATAACCTGGGTGACCCACTGCGTGAGATGGTGGGGCAGTCAGTATCTGAAGCGGAGCGCCAGGCTTTACGAGAAGAAATGGGGTTAAACGACCCGTTTCTGGCTCAGTATGGACGTTTTATATCGAAGGCGGTTCGCGGTGATCTTGGAACGTCTTATTTCTTCAAAGAGCCTGCCTTGCAGGTGATTATGGACAAACTTCCGGCAACGCTGGAACTGGTATTCGGCGCTACTTTATTAATCGTCTTTATTTCGGTGCCTTCAGGGGTTTACTGCGCCATTCGTCCCAATAGCTGGCTGACCCGGCTGATATTGGGGGTGAGTATTCTGGGCATCTCCATCCCTGTTTTCCTGACCGCTATTTTCTGCATCTACCTGTTTTCTATTGAACTGGGATGGCTGCCTTCCTATGGGCGGGGTGAGCTGGTTTCTGTCTTTGGTCTCTGGGAGAGTGGTTACTTCTCTAAAGACGGGATACTGCACCTGGTGCTGCCCTGTTTTGCTCTTGCCAGTATTATGCTGCCGTTGTTTATTCGACTGATTCGCTCTGAAATGGTGGAAGCGCTGCATACGGAGTATGTGAAGTTTGCTAAAGCCAAGGGGCTGAGAAAAGTTCGTGTTTATTTTGTTCATGCCCTTAAAAATACCATGCTGCCGGTACTGACAGTGGGAGGGGTGCAAATTGGGACAATGGTTGCCTATACCATTCTGACCGAGAGTGTTTTCCAGTGGCCGGGTATGGGCTTTCTGTTCCTCGAAGCGGTTCACCGGGTTGATACGCCGTTGATTGTGGCGTACCTGATTGTGGTGGGTGGCATTTTTGTGATCGTCAATACCCTTGTGGATATTCTCTATGGGCTGATCAATCCAACGGTAAATCTGGCAAGGACCGCACAATGA
- a CDS encoding ABC transporter ATP-binding protein, translating into MSLLEVKGLRIEFPSRHGVAVAVNDVSFAVSRGEILGLVGESGAGKSTIGNGIIDLLSPPGRVASGQVVLTGETISGYSGEAIRQVRGSRIGFIFQDPMTSLNPLLTIETQLVETIRTNLQLDEPAASRKALAMLQAVGIPEPEIRIKQYPHQFSGGMRQRVVIAIALSCDPELIIADEPTTALDVSVQDQILQLIRQLCKERDVGCILVTHDMGVIANTTDRVAVMYRGEVVEIGTTGQILHDPVHDYTKSLISAVPRADIKLHRFPRVEYIEKVQTTAIDVKNHWLGQQETFGELHDGHLLEVQNVHLKFETQSAFLKKKPKIRSGFR; encoded by the coding sequence ATGTCTTTATTGGAAGTGAAGGGTCTGCGCATTGAGTTTCCGTCGCGCCATGGGGTTGCGGTGGCAGTGAATGATGTGTCTTTTGCGGTCAGTCGGGGAGAGATTCTTGGACTGGTCGGTGAATCGGGCGCGGGCAAATCAACCATTGGTAATGGCATTATTGATCTGCTCAGCCCTCCCGGACGTGTCGCATCGGGTCAGGTCGTTCTGACGGGAGAGACTATTTCCGGTTATTCCGGAGAGGCGATTCGACAGGTCAGGGGAAGTCGTATCGGATTTATTTTTCAGGACCCGATGACATCCCTGAACCCACTCCTGACCATTGAAACCCAGCTGGTTGAAACCATTCGCACCAATCTGCAACTGGATGAACCGGCTGCTTCCAGAAAAGCCCTCGCCATGTTGCAGGCGGTGGGTATTCCCGAACCGGAAATACGCATAAAACAGTACCCGCACCAGTTCTCCGGAGGTATGCGACAAAGGGTTGTTATTGCCATTGCCCTGTCCTGCGATCCGGAACTGATTATTGCCGATGAGCCCACTACGGCACTGGATGTGTCGGTGCAGGATCAGATATTGCAGCTTATTCGCCAGCTCTGCAAAGAGCGTGATGTGGGCTGTATTCTCGTGACTCACGATATGGGAGTTATTGCCAATACCACTGACCGTGTTGCGGTTATGTATAGGGGCGAAGTGGTTGAAATTGGCACAACCGGGCAGATTCTTCATGATCCGGTTCATGACTATACCAAAAGCCTGATCAGTGCGGTGCCAAGAGCTGACATTAAGCTCCATCGGTTTCCCAGGGTTGAATACATAGAAAAAGTACAAACCACGGCTATTGATGTTAAAAATCACTGGCTGGGTCAGCAGGAAACCTTTGGCGAGCTTCATGACGGGCATCTGCTTGAAGTACAGAATGTTCATTTGAAATTTGAAACCCAGTCTGCCTTTCTGAAAAAAAAACCGAAAATACGTTCAGGCTTCCGATAA
- a CDS encoding ATP-binding cassette domain-containing protein yields MQEGETFGLVGESGSGKSTIARVIAGLYTPDSGEIVYAGRDISRLDDRSRRPIRRQIQMVFQNPYSSLNGRMKVNDIIAEPIRFHGLANSESQIRQIIADLLDHVGLGSQAGVKYPHEFSGGQRQRISIARALATRPRLLICDEPTSALDVSVQAQILNLLKDLQDELNLTMLFISHDLPVIRQMCDRVAVMKQGAVVEIADTEQLFTQPAHTYSRSLIELMPQMHQFSREGLDVEGQAEGKSPLRQRNTGFALV; encoded by the coding sequence GTGCAGGAAGGGGAAACTTTTGGACTGGTCGGAGAGTCAGGTTCAGGCAAGTCAACTATTGCCAGGGTTATCGCCGGGCTTTATACGCCAGACAGTGGCGAGATTGTTTACGCCGGCAGGGATATCAGCAGGCTGGATGACAGAAGTCGCCGTCCCATCAGACGACAGATTCAGATGGTATTTCAAAATCCCTATTCAAGCCTTAATGGGCGGATGAAAGTCAATGACATTATTGCTGAACCGATACGCTTCCATGGTCTTGCGAATTCGGAGTCGCAGATCCGGCAAATTATTGCCGACCTGCTGGATCATGTAGGACTGGGCAGTCAGGCAGGCGTGAAATATCCCCATGAATTTTCCGGCGGTCAGCGGCAACGTATTTCCATTGCCAGGGCTCTGGCGACACGACCAAGGTTGCTGATCTGTGATGAGCCGACTTCAGCCCTGGATGTGTCTGTTCAGGCACAGATTTTAAACCTGCTGAAAGACCTTCAGGACGAGTTGAATTTGACCATGCTGTTTATCAGCCACGACTTGCCGGTTATTCGCCAGATGTGTGACCGGGTGGCGGTTATGAAGCAGGGGGCTGTTGTTGAAATAGCCGACACTGAGCAACTGTTTACCCAACCGGCGCACACTTATTCCCGAAGCCTGATTGAGTTGATGCCACAAATGCATCAGTTTTCGCGGGAAGGCCTGGATGTAGAAGGACAAGCAGAAGGTAAAAGCCCGTTACGACAACGGAATACAGGGTTCGCCCTGGTTTGA
- a CDS encoding ABC transporter permease, whose protein sequence is MSELTMQQPVSRWQRVKDSDIWYSFTRDWVAMVSACVFLLLVGAAVLAPVIAPTNPYDLASIDIMDSELPPTWAEYGDERFLLGTDDQGRDLLSTILYGARISLMIGLFAVLLQAVLGITLGLMAGYFGGRLDSFLMRIADIQLSFSTMMVAIVVLAVFQASFGSELYNRLAMLMLILVIGIAEWPQYARTIRASVLAEKKKEYVEAARVMGLGSRRIMFRHILPNCLSPILVISTVQIANAIISEAALSFLGLGMPVSEPSLGALISSGFQYIFSGSWWITVIPGVVLVVLVLVINLLGDWLRDVLNPKLYKG, encoded by the coding sequence ATGAGTGAACTGACAATGCAACAGCCAGTGTCTCGCTGGCAAAGAGTTAAAGATTCCGATATCTGGTATAGCTTTACCCGTGACTGGGTGGCCATGGTGTCGGCCTGTGTATTTCTTTTGCTGGTCGGGGCGGCGGTGTTGGCTCCCGTGATTGCGCCTACCAACCCTTACGATCTTGCCAGTATTGATATTATGGATTCAGAGCTGCCCCCGACCTGGGCTGAATACGGCGATGAACGTTTTCTGCTGGGAACCGATGATCAGGGCAGGGATTTATTGAGTACCATTCTTTATGGCGCCAGAATCTCGTTGATGATTGGTTTGTTTGCAGTCCTGTTGCAAGCGGTTCTGGGCATTACGCTGGGTTTGATGGCAGGGTATTTCGGGGGGCGGCTCGACAGTTTTCTGATGAGAATTGCGGATATCCAGTTATCCTTCTCCACCATGATGGTGGCGATAGTGGTGCTGGCCGTGTTTCAGGCATCCTTTGGGTCGGAACTGTATAACCGGTTGGCGATGTTAATGCTGATTCTGGTGATCGGTATTGCTGAATGGCCTCAATATGCCCGAACCATTCGGGCTTCTGTGCTGGCCGAGAAGAAAAAAGAGTATGTAGAAGCGGCCAGGGTGATGGGGCTGGGTAGTCGACGCATCATGTTCCGACATATTCTGCCTAATTGTCTGTCACCCATTCTGGTGATTTCAACGGTGCAGATTGCCAATGCCATTATCAGTGAGGCGGCATTATCGTTTCTTGGTTTGGGTATGCCGGTGTCAGAGCCTTCGTTGGGGGCGCTGATTTCCAGTGGTTTTCAGTATATTTTTTCCGGCAGCTGGTGGATTACCGTGATTCCCGGTGTGGTGCTGGTGGTACTGGTTCTGGTGATTAATCTGCTGGGTGACTGGTTAAGGGATGTGCTTAATCCCAAGCTGTATAAAGGGTAA
- a CDS encoding ABC transporter substrate-binding protein: MKKILKSMAGMVLATTLAVGAQAATLKVAYDSDPVSLDPHEQLSGGTLQMSHLLFDPLVRWDKDMNFEPRLATKWERKDDLTMRFHLRQGVKFHSGNDFTAKDVKWTFDRLRSSPDYKAIFEAFAELKVIDDYTIDLVTKKPFPLVLNNATYIFSMDSEFYTGDDDKGQPKDRLVKHAGSFASRNASGTGPYIVERRQQGVRTDYKRFADYWDKQSPGNVETITLTPIKEGPTRVAALLAGDVDFIFPVPPNDHNRIYRSSNSELVVLPGTRVITLQLNQERVEAFKDKRVRQAINYAINNKGIVDRVMRGFATAAGQQGPKGYAGYVEGLKPQYDLEKARQLMKEAGYEKGFSITMLAPNNRYVNDARIAQAAASMLAKINIKVDLKTIPKAQYWPEFDLRAADIMMIGWHSDTEDSANFTEYLTACTDESTGWGQYNSGNYCNHKVDDMIRLANQETDLAKRAAILQDVERTLYEEAAYVPLHWQNLAWGAGKGVQAESVVNVMNFPYLGDLVVTQ; the protein is encoded by the coding sequence ATGAAAAAAATCCTTAAGTCGATGGCAGGCATGGTGCTTGCCACAACACTGGCTGTAGGGGCACAGGCCGCAACCCTGAAAGTGGCTTATGACTCTGACCCGGTCTCCCTTGATCCCCATGAACAACTGTCCGGTGGAACGCTGCAAATGTCCCATTTGCTGTTTGATCCGCTGGTGCGCTGGGATAAGGATATGAACTTTGAGCCTCGTCTGGCGACAAAGTGGGAGCGTAAGGATGATCTGACCATGCGTTTTCATCTGCGTCAGGGCGTGAAGTTCCATTCCGGTAATGATTTTACGGCCAAAGATGTGAAGTGGACCTTTGATCGCCTGAGAAGCAGCCCGGATTACAAGGCCATATTTGAAGCCTTTGCGGAACTTAAGGTGATTGATGATTACACCATTGACCTGGTGACGAAAAAGCCGTTCCCGCTGGTGCTGAATAATGCCACGTACATCTTCTCAATGGACAGTGAGTTTTATACCGGCGATGACGACAAGGGGCAGCCAAAAGACCGTCTGGTCAAACACGCAGGTTCCTTTGCTTCCCGCAATGCTTCCGGCACCGGGCCATATATTGTTGAGCGACGTCAACAGGGGGTCAGAACAGACTATAAGCGATTTGCTGACTACTGGGATAAACAGTCTCCGGGTAATGTCGAGACCATCACCCTGACACCGATCAAGGAAGGCCCTACCAGGGTTGCAGCCCTGCTGGCGGGTGATGTTGACTTTATTTTCCCTGTGCCACCTAACGACCATAATCGTATTTACCGTTCTTCCAACTCTGAACTGGTGGTTCTGCCCGGAACCAGAGTAATTACACTGCAACTGAATCAGGAACGTGTAGAAGCCTTTAAAGACAAACGTGTACGTCAGGCGATCAACTACGCCATCAATAATAAAGGGATTGTTGACCGTGTTATGCGCGGCTTTGCTACCGCAGCAGGTCAGCAGGGGCCTAAAGGTTATGCGGGTTACGTTGAAGGTCTGAAGCCTCAGTACGATCTGGAAAAGGCCAGGCAGCTGATGAAAGAAGCGGGTTATGAAAAGGGCTTCAGTATCACCATGCTGGCACCGAATAACCGTTATGTTAATGATGCCCGTATTGCTCAGGCGGCAGCCAGTATGTTGGCAAAGATCAATATCAAGGTGGATTTGAAGACGATTCCAAAAGCTCAGTACTGGCCAGAATTTGATCTGCGTGCTGCGGACATTATGATGATTGGCTGGCACTCTGATACTGAAGATTCTGCCAACTTTACCGAGTACCTGACTGCCTGTACTGATGAGTCAACCGGTTGGGGTCAATATAACAGCGGCAACTACTGTAACCACAAGGTAGACGACATGATTCGTTTAGCCAATCAGGAAACCGATCTGGCTAAACGCGCGGCTATTCTTCAGGATGTTGAACGTACTCTCTATGAAGAAGCGGCTTATGTGCCTTTGCACTGGCAGAACCTGGCCTGGGGCGCAGGTAAGGGTGTGCAGGCTGAGAGCGTCGTCAATGTTATGAATTTCCCATACCTCGGTGACCTGGTGGTGACCCAGTAA